In a single window of the Ficedula albicollis isolate OC2 chromosome 13, FicAlb1.5, whole genome shotgun sequence genome:
- the NKX2-5 gene encoding homeobox protein Nkx-2.5, whose translation MFPSPVTSTPFSVKDILNLEQQQQQGGLGSMELASLASPSCMLATFKQEAFAAEPPALPELREELPEPPPGKTTAAFPGSYYVKSYMEMDSAKEAKADKKELCSLHKSLEQEKRDLEDPERPRQRKRRKPRVLFSQAQVYELERRFKQQKYLSAPERDHLANVLKLTSTQVKIWFQNRRYKCKRQRQDQTLEMVGIPPPRRIAVPVLVRDGKPCLGESSPYSSPYNVSINPYSYNAYPAYSNYNSPACNANYNCSYPSMQPMQPSAPANNFMNFSVGDLNSVQTPIPQGNAGISTLHGIRAW comes from the exons ATGTTTCCTAGCCCTGTGACAAGCACCCCCTTCTCGGTGAAGGATATTCTgaacctggagcagcagcagcagcagggcgGCCTGGGCTCCATGGAGCTGGCCTCGCTGGCCTCCCCGTCCTGCATGCTGGCCACCTTCAAGCAGGAGGCGTTCGCTGCCGAGCCCCCGGCCCTGCCCGAGCTGCGGGAGGAGCTGCCCGAGCCGCCCCCCGGCAAAACCACCGCCGCCTTCCCCGGCTCCTACTACGTGAAAAGCTACATGGAGATGGACTCGGCCAAGGAGGCCAAGGCAGACAAGAAAG agctgtgttccCTACacaagagcctggagcaggagaaaagagaCCTGGAAGATCCCGAGCGCCCcagacagaggaaaaggaggaaaccTCGCGTCCTCTTTTCTCAAGCCCAGGTGTACGAACTGGAGAGAAGGTTCAAGCAGCAGAAATACCTCTCGGCCCCAGAGAGGGACCATCTAGCCAACGTCCTAAAGCTCACCTCCACGCAGGTGAAAATTTGGTTCCAGAATCGAAGGTACAAATGCAAAAGGCAGAGACAGGACCAGACGCTGGAAATGGTGGGGATCCCTCCCCCGCGGCGGATCGCGGTGCCCGTGCTGGTGCGCGATGGGAAGCCCTGCCTGGGGGAATCGTCCCCCTACAGCTCGCCCTACAATGTCAGCATCAACCCCTACAGCTACAACGCCTACCCCGCGTACAGCAACTACAACAGCCCCGCCTGCAACGCCAACTACAACTGCAGCTACCCCTCCATGCAGCCCATGCAGCCCTCGGCGCCCGCCAACAACTTCATGAACTTCAGCGTGGGGGACTTGAATTCGGTGCAAACGCCCATCCCGCAGGGCAACGCGGGCATCTCCACCTTGCACGGGATCCGAGCCTGGTAG